The nucleotide window GGAGGTCATACGCCGCCGAGCGGAACCGGCGGCGGCAGTTGCGCCACGGGGTCCACGAGGGCGTGCACGGCCGGCAGCCAGGGGCGCTCCCGCGGACCGCACAGCACCAGGTTCCTGCTGTGGTGCGGGGTGATCGGCACCAGGACGAGGTCGTCGGGGACCACCGAACGTGAGACCTCCGGCAGGATCGAGACGCCGAGGCCGGCCTGGACCATGCTGAGGAGCGTGCCGAGGTCCCGTACGCGATGGGCCGGGGTGTACTCCTCCCCCGCCAGCCGGTGGATGGTGCGGATGTGCCGCTCGCAGCCGTTCGGCGAGAGGACCAGCGGGTCGTCCGCGAGGTCCGCGACATGGACGCTCTCCTCCCCCGCCAAGGGGTGGTCCTGCGGGAGCAGGGCGAGGAAGGGGTCGGTCACCAGCAGCGCGCCACCGCCGCCATGGCCATCCCCCCGGCCGGTGGCCGGCGCGGGGTCGACCACGATGGCGGCGTCCGCCGCCGCGCCGGCGAGCCAGGCCTCGGTCTCCTCGCCGCTGCCCTCGAAAACACGGAGGTGAAGCGCCGGCAGCCGCTCCGCCCAGTGGCGCAGCAGCGAGGGCAGCAGTCCCTGGCAGACCGTGGGGGTGGCGGCGAGGCGTACCGTGCCGCCCGGCGTCGCCCGGTGCCGGGCCGCGGCGTCGAGGACCGCGTCCGCCGCCGCGAGAGCCGAACGGGCATGGGACAGCACCCTCTCACCAAGTCCCGTCATCCGTACGGGAGATGAGCGCACCAGCAACGGCCCGGCGAGGGTG belongs to Streptomyces sp. NBC_01454 and includes:
- a CDS encoding LysR family transcriptional regulator, whose translation is MALNLPQLRAFVAVVDAGGFGRAADELGLSQSAVSHAVASLERTLAGPLLVRSSPVRMTGLGERVLSHARSALAAADAVLDAAARHRATPGGTVRLAATPTVCQGLLPSLLRHWAERLPALHLRVFEGSGEETEAWLAGAAADAAIVVDPAPATGRGDGHGGGGALLVTDPFLALLPQDHPLAGEESVHVADLADDPLVLSPNGCERHIRTIHRLAGEEYTPAHRVRDLGTLLSMVQAGLGVSILPEVSRSVVPDDLVLVPITPHHSRNLVLCGPRERPWLPAVHALVDPVAQLPPPVPLGGV